From Streptomonospora salina, the proteins below share one genomic window:
- a CDS encoding TlpA family protein disulfide reductase: MPRKSRVRVLPAAAAAVAAVAVAVSGCAEQAASQASGADGGDSQENRYVEGDGSSTAFAPGERDGAPEVGGETLDGESVSLADYRGDVLVLNFWASWCGPCRSEVPVLNEVYAENKDAGVDFLGVNIKDNTTAAEAFEENQGVEYPSLFDQPGRVPQAFRETVPPAAIPSTLVLDRQGRIAARVIGETGYNELSGLVETVVAEDGGSAAGTAGTGGDAGPA; this comes from the coding sequence ATGCCCAGGAAGAGCCGTGTCCGGGTCCTCCCGGCAGCCGCTGCGGCAGTGGCCGCAGTCGCGGTCGCCGTGTCCGGCTGCGCCGAGCAGGCGGCCTCGCAAGCCTCGGGAGCCGACGGCGGCGACAGCCAGGAGAACCGCTACGTCGAAGGCGACGGCTCCAGCACCGCCTTCGCGCCCGGTGAGCGCGACGGCGCCCCCGAGGTCGGCGGCGAGACGCTCGACGGCGAGTCCGTCAGCCTGGCCGACTACCGCGGAGACGTCCTGGTCCTGAACTTCTGGGCGAGCTGGTGCGGCCCGTGCCGTTCCGAAGTCCCCGTCCTCAACGAGGTCTACGCCGAGAACAAGGACGCCGGTGTCGACTTCCTCGGCGTCAACATCAAGGACAACACCACCGCGGCCGAGGCCTTCGAGGAGAACCAGGGCGTGGAGTACCCCAGTCTCTTCGATCAGCCCGGCCGGGTCCCCCAGGCCTTCCGCGAGACCGTGCCGCCCGCCGCGATCCCCAGCACGCTGGTCCTCGACCGCCAGGGCCGCATCGCCGCACGGGTGATCGGCGAGACCGGCTACAACGAGCTCAGCGGCCTGGTCGAGACCGTCGTCGCCGAGGACGGCGGCTCGGCTGCGGGCACAGCCGGCACCGGTGGCGACGCGGGTCCGGCATGA
- a CDS encoding PLD nuclease N-terminal domain-containing protein, translated as MVWLAGLISLLTIAVWVYAFFDALTTPASEVRNLPKILWLIVIALFTPVGPLLWLFLGRPREADAPEPAAQSADSTSLDHLDPADFNQASDSDRPLGPDDDPEFLRKLNRRINPED; from the coding sequence ATGGTGTGGCTCGCTGGCCTAATCTCGCTGCTTACGATCGCGGTCTGGGTGTACGCGTTCTTCGACGCACTCACCACTCCCGCTAGCGAAGTACGCAATCTGCCCAAGATCCTCTGGCTGATCGTCATCGCGCTCTTCACGCCGGTCGGCCCTCTGCTCTGGCTGTTCCTGGGCCGCCCCCGGGAAGCGGACGCTCCCGAGCCTGCGGCGCAATCCGCCGACAGCACATCGCTGGACCACCTCGATCCCGCGGACTTCAACCAGGCCTCCGACAGCGATCGTCCGCTCGGCCCCGACGACGACCCGGAGTTCCTGCGGAAACTGAACCGGCGCATCAACCCCGAGGACTGA
- a CDS encoding phosphatase, translated as MTPPSRAELVAHLVRTGIAGHVDTPRQNNLRHYRRLCHKDPYHQFGLTFEHEWQFDEVLELMAKRCGVVADESHRWGVDTIDPDRTVEALDAVADRFAQAAERRERVVFATGHPKNLAETYRTWKSALEGHGCEVVTAAAGFAYEVATEHPPNRRVLVWNDGVGFVMDGGNPRHSHHPFAMRAVLQTLAEERRDWPQLVIADHGFAGAAGEAGVPTIGIADCNDPALFLAEYEGKLATTVPLDDGYAPPEYRPLAEYVLERAGLA; from the coding sequence GTGACGCCGCCTTCGCGCGCAGAGCTCGTCGCCCATCTCGTGCGTACCGGCATCGCCGGGCATGTCGATACACCGCGGCAGAACAACCTGCGGCACTACCGGCGGCTGTGCCACAAGGACCCCTACCACCAGTTCGGGCTCACGTTCGAGCACGAGTGGCAGTTCGACGAAGTACTCGAACTGATGGCCAAGCGGTGCGGTGTCGTCGCCGACGAGTCCCACCGGTGGGGCGTCGACACCATCGACCCCGACCGCACCGTCGAGGCGCTGGACGCCGTGGCCGACCGCTTCGCCCAGGCGGCCGAGCGGCGCGAGCGGGTCGTGTTCGCCACCGGCCACCCGAAGAACCTCGCCGAGACCTACCGCACCTGGAAGTCGGCTCTGGAAGGGCACGGCTGCGAGGTCGTCACCGCCGCGGCCGGCTTCGCCTACGAGGTCGCCACCGAGCACCCGCCCAACCGGCGCGTCCTGGTGTGGAACGACGGTGTGGGCTTCGTGATGGACGGCGGCAACCCGCGGCACAGCCACCACCCCTTCGCCATGCGCGCTGTGCTGCAGACGCTGGCCGAGGAGCGGCGGGATTGGCCGCAGTTGGTCATCGCCGACCACGGGTTCGCCGGTGCGGCGGGTGAGGCGGGTGTGCCGACGATCGGGATTGCGGATTGCAACGATCCCGCTTTGTTCTTGGCCGAATACGAGGGCAAGCTGGCGACCACCGTGCCCCTCGACGACGGCTACGCACCGCCGGAGTACCGGCCGCTGGCCGAATACGTGCTGGAGAGAGCGGGACTCGCGTGA
- the resB gene encoding cytochrome c biogenesis protein ResB: MSALGWARWTWRTLTSMRTALILLFLLAVGAIPGSMLPQRGVSTEQVSNYFSDNPDLAPWLDRLYLFDVYSSPWYAAIYLLLFVSLTGCVLPRALAHYRAMRARPPRTPRNLGRMPYSAEFTTDAPPDRVLAGARALLRRHRTRTETDADTGTAALSAETGYLRETGNVLFHLALLGLLVALATGSFLGYRGNMLVVEGDGFANTVTSYDSYFPGTAVDQDDLQPFSFTLEDFQASFVEDGRMSGQAASYSADLAYRASPEAPERDHTLEVNHPLSVDGAQVYLLGHGYAPRFRVDTPDGDTVFDQPVPFITREEGNFTSDGVIKVPDAGGRQLGFSGVFLPSAAEGPEGGLVSDFPAPRDPVVTLTGYRGDLGLDTGSQSVYQLHTDDMTELGDSPELRPGDSWELPDGAGTLTFTGYSDYISMQVNSDPSRVPALLAASTAVLGLLATLFVRPRRVWVRARRRGDGRTAVEVAGLGKTENAVLTADFHSFATSLRDRLRDGPAVDTGTKE, from the coding sequence ATGTCCGCGCTGGGGTGGGCGCGCTGGACATGGCGCACCCTGACCTCGATGCGCACGGCGCTGATCCTGCTGTTCCTGCTGGCGGTGGGGGCCATCCCGGGGTCGATGCTGCCGCAGCGCGGAGTCAGCACCGAGCAGGTGAGCAACTACTTCTCGGACAATCCCGACCTCGCTCCCTGGCTGGACCGCCTCTACCTCTTCGACGTCTACTCGTCGCCCTGGTACGCGGCGATCTACCTGCTGCTGTTCGTGTCCTTGACCGGGTGCGTGCTGCCGCGCGCTCTGGCGCACTACCGCGCCATGCGGGCCCGGCCACCGCGCACCCCGCGCAATCTGGGCCGGATGCCCTATTCGGCGGAGTTCACCACCGACGCCCCGCCCGACCGGGTGCTCGCCGGCGCCCGCGCGCTGCTGCGGCGCCACCGCACCCGTACCGAGACCGATGCCGACACCGGTACCGCGGCGCTGTCGGCCGAGACCGGCTACTTGCGCGAGACCGGCAACGTGCTGTTCCACCTGGCTCTGCTGGGACTGCTGGTCGCGCTGGCGACCGGGTCCTTCCTGGGCTACCGCGGCAACATGCTGGTGGTCGAGGGCGACGGCTTCGCCAACACCGTCACCTCCTACGACTCCTACTTCCCCGGAACCGCGGTCGACCAGGACGACCTCCAGCCGTTCTCCTTCACCCTGGAGGACTTCCAGGCGTCCTTCGTCGAGGACGGGCGGATGAGCGGCCAGGCCGCCTCCTACTCCGCCGACCTGGCCTACCGCGCGTCGCCCGAGGCACCCGAGCGCGACCACACGCTGGAGGTCAACCACCCGCTGTCGGTCGACGGCGCGCAGGTCTACCTGCTCGGCCACGGCTACGCCCCCCGGTTCCGGGTGGACACCCCCGACGGCGACACGGTGTTCGACCAGCCGGTTCCCTTCATCACCCGCGAAGAAGGCAACTTCACCTCCGACGGCGTGATCAAGGTCCCCGACGCGGGCGGGCGGCAACTGGGTTTCAGCGGGGTCTTCCTGCCCTCGGCCGCCGAAGGCCCCGAGGGCGGCCTCGTCTCCGACTTCCCGGCGCCGCGCGACCCGGTGGTCACGCTGACCGGCTACCGGGGCGACTTGGGCCTGGACACGGGTTCGCAGTCGGTGTATCAGCTGCACACCGACGACATGACCGAACTGGGGGACTCGCCGGAGCTGCGGCCCGGCGACTCCTGGGAGCTGCCCGACGGAGCGGGCACGCTGACCTTCACCGGCTACAGCGACTACATCAGCATGCAGGTCAACAGCGACCCCTCCCGCGTGCCCGCGCTGCTGGCGGCGTCGACGGCGGTGCTGGGTCTGCTGGCGACACTGTTCGTGCGGCCGCGCCGGGTGTGGGTCCGGGCGCGGCGGCGCGGGGACGGACGCACGGCCGTCGAGGTGGCCGGCCTGGGCAAGACCGAGAACGCGGTGCTGACCGCGGACTTCCACAGTTTCGCCACCTCGCTGAGAGACCGACTGCGGGACGGACCCGCCGTCGACACAGGCACGAAGGAGTAG
- a CDS encoding cytochrome c biogenesis CcdA family protein, which yields MIAETVQSGSLLLAVPLALAAGLVSFVSPCVLPLVPGYLSYVTGLGGADAAARRRARAAAPAGGRDRGAAEGPAESPAEPAESVDAVLARRRGTMLAGSLLFIAGFSAVFVAVGVFVGGIGGLLLDYAEPITRVLGAVTVVLGLMFMGLVPGLNREIRIHRTPGAGLAGAPLLGVVFGLGWTPCIGPTLAAVQALAFSEGSAGRGALLSLVYCLGLGLPFVAASLLYRRALGAFDRLKRHYRAITVAGGAMLVVVGLLLATGVWTDITAYMQRWVGDYSTVI from the coding sequence ATGATCGCCGAAACCGTCCAGAGCGGTTCCCTGCTGCTGGCCGTGCCGCTGGCACTGGCGGCCGGCCTGGTGTCGTTCGTGTCCCCGTGCGTACTGCCGCTGGTGCCCGGCTACCTCTCCTATGTCACCGGGCTCGGCGGCGCCGACGCGGCGGCCCGGCGCCGCGCCCGCGCGGCCGCACCGGCCGGCGGTCGGGACCGCGGCGCCGCAGAGGGCCCGGCCGAGAGCCCGGCGGAGCCGGCCGAGTCCGTCGACGCGGTCCTGGCGCGCCGCCGCGGCACCATGCTCGCCGGGAGCCTGCTGTTCATCGCCGGATTCAGCGCGGTGTTCGTCGCCGTCGGCGTCTTCGTCGGCGGGATCGGCGGACTCCTGCTCGACTACGCCGAGCCGATCACCCGCGTGCTGGGCGCGGTGACCGTCGTGCTCGGGCTGATGTTCATGGGCCTGGTGCCCGGACTCAACCGCGAAATCCGCATCCACCGCACCCCCGGAGCGGGCCTGGCCGGCGCGCCGCTGCTGGGCGTGGTCTTCGGCCTGGGCTGGACCCCGTGCATCGGACCGACCCTGGCGGCCGTGCAGGCCTTGGCCTTCAGCGAGGGAAGCGCCGGGCGCGGCGCGCTCCTGTCGCTGGTCTACTGCCTGGGGCTGGGCCTGCCGTTCGTCGCGGCGTCCCTGCTCTACCGGCGCGCGCTGGGCGCTTTCGACCGCCTCAAGCGCCACTACCGCGCCATTACCGTGGCCGGCGGCGCGATGCTCGTGGTCGTGGGACTCCTCCTGGCCACCGGGGTGTGGACCGACATCACCGCGTACATGCAGCGGTGGGTGGGCGACTACTCGACGGTGATATAG
- a CDS encoding BldC family transcriptional regulator yields MKVERGSERLLTPGEVASLFRVDPKTVTRWAASGRISSIRTPGGHRRFRESEVRALLHGEPTESTP; encoded by the coding sequence GTGAAGGTGGAAAGAGGAAGCGAACGCTTGCTGACCCCGGGAGAGGTTGCCTCCCTCTTCCGAGTCGACCCCAAGACGGTGACTCGGTGGGCCGCGTCCGGGCGGATCAGCAGCATCCGCACCCCCGGCGGCCACCGGCGCTTCCGGGAGTCCGAAGTCCGCGCCCTGCTGCACGGAGAGCCGACCGAGTCCACGCCCTAA
- a CDS encoding helix-turn-helix domain-containing protein produces MNGSKAPLDEVRFLTVAEVASVMRVSKMTVYRMVHSGVLPAIRVGRSYRVPERAVQDYLREAFVEAG; encoded by the coding sequence ATGAACGGGAGTAAGGCTCCTCTCGACGAGGTCCGGTTCCTGACCGTGGCGGAAGTCGCCTCGGTCATGCGAGTGTCCAAGATGACCGTCTACCGAATGGTCCATTCGGGTGTGCTCCCCGCGATCCGCGTGGGGCGCTCCTACCGTGTGCCCGAACGCGCCGTGCAGGACTACCTCCGCGAGGCGTTCGTCGAAGCGGGCTAG
- the ccsB gene encoding c-type cytochrome biogenesis protein CcsB, whose protein sequence is MIAADMSADGSLSSISDGLIIAMIVAYAIALFLFAVEAAYGRRRGLRANRLMPAAVGSAGASADSSAAPAEGAAQGGRSLDLDAAEATGGGDDLSVSVRRAEPEAAAARHAVGNVALVVTVLGFLLNAAQITTRGLAADRWPWGNMFEFVVAICLCSVAAFLFAALRYQARFLGTFVLVPVVLLLGIAARWLYSEAGPVIPALHSYWIAIHVSAAIIATGGFMVAGAAAAAHLMARRAEIQRAAGRQVAGVAAKLPDSELLDRVSHRFIVLAFPLWTFAIIAGAVWADEAWGRFWGWDPKEVWSFITWVVYAAYLHARATAGWRGTKATWIGLLGFTCLMFNFFAVNFIFSGLHSYA, encoded by the coding sequence ATGATCGCCGCTGACATGAGCGCGGACGGTTCGCTGTCCTCGATCAGCGACGGACTGATCATCGCGATGATCGTGGCCTATGCGATCGCGCTGTTCCTCTTCGCGGTCGAGGCCGCCTACGGGCGCCGCCGGGGGCTGCGCGCCAACAGGCTCATGCCGGCCGCCGTCGGATCGGCGGGCGCGTCGGCGGATTCGTCGGCGGCTCCGGCTGAAGGCGCGGCGCAGGGGGGACGGAGCCTGGATCTGGATGCCGCCGAGGCGACCGGAGGCGGCGACGACCTGTCCGTCAGCGTGCGCCGTGCGGAGCCCGAGGCCGCTGCCGCCCGGCACGCGGTGGGCAACGTCGCACTGGTGGTGACGGTGCTGGGCTTCCTGCTCAACGCCGCTCAGATCACCACCCGGGGCCTGGCCGCCGACCGCTGGCCCTGGGGCAACATGTTCGAGTTCGTGGTGGCGATCTGCTTGTGCAGCGTCGCCGCGTTCCTCTTCGCCGCCCTGCGCTACCAGGCCCGTTTCCTGGGCACGTTCGTCCTGGTGCCGGTCGTGCTGCTACTGGGGATCGCGGCGCGGTGGCTCTACAGCGAAGCGGGCCCGGTGATCCCGGCGCTGCACTCCTACTGGATCGCGATCCACGTGTCGGCGGCCATCATCGCCACCGGCGGGTTCATGGTGGCGGGCGCGGCCGCAGCGGCCCATCTGATGGCGCGCCGCGCCGAGATCCAGCGCGCGGCGGGGCGGCAGGTCGCGGGCGTCGCCGCCAAACTGCCCGACTCCGAGCTGCTCGACCGGGTCTCGCACCGCTTCATCGTGCTGGCGTTCCCGCTGTGGACGTTCGCGATCATCGCTGGCGCCGTATGGGCCGACGAGGCGTGGGGCCGGTTCTGGGGGTGGGACCCCAAGGAGGTGTGGTCCTTCATCACCTGGGTGGTCTACGCGGCCTACCTGCACGCGCGCGCTACGGCGGGCTGGCGGGGCACCAAGGCCACCTGGATCGGGCTGCTCGGATTCACCTGCCTGATGTTCAACTTCTTCGCCGTGAACTTCATCTTCAGCGGGCTGCACAGCTACGCCTGA